The Candidatus Oleimmundimicrobium sp. genome has a segment encoding these proteins:
- the efp gene encoding elongation factor P: MISTNQFKNGMTIELDEILYTIISFQHVKPGKGGAFVRTKLKNVKTGAVIDKTFRAGEKVEQARLESKKMQFLYNDQDMYHFMDTQIYEQIVLSKEQLSEVLLYLKENTEVVVSMYEGNPIGVELPIFVELEVIETEPGVKGDTVSGGSKSAILETGASAQVPLFVNVGDIIKVDTRTGGYITRV; this comes from the coding sequence ATGATTTCGACAAACCAGTTTAAAAATGGTATGACCATTGAACTTGATGAGATTCTTTATACGATAATAAGTTTTCAACATGTTAAGCCGGGGAAAGGCGGAGCTTTCGTGCGGACAAAACTTAAAAATGTAAAAACAGGGGCAGTTATTGATAAGACCTTTAGGGCCGGTGAGAAAGTAGAACAAGCCCGTCTGGAAAGTAAAAAAATGCAATTTTTATATAATGACCAAGATATGTATCACTTTATGGACACACAAATTTATGAGCAAATAGTTTTATCAAAGGAGCAGCTAAGCGAGGTTCTTTTATATTTAAAAGAAAATACTGAAGTTGTTGTTTCCATGTATGAAGGAAATCCAATAGGAGTTGAACTTCCTATTTTTGTTGAATTAGAGGTTATAGAAACTGAACCTGGAGTAAAAGGAGATACGGTTAGCGGAGGAAGTAAATCGGCAATCTTAGAAACAGGAGCAAGCGCGCAGGTTCCTTTATTTGTAAATGTTGGAGATATAATCAAGGTAGATACAAGAACGGGTGGATATATTACCAGGGTTTAA
- the xseB gene encoding exodeoxyribonuclease VII small subunit, with the protein MGENKEKNFGELMDRLNEIVDLVQQKDINLEKSLDLLEEGIELANKCTEKVDQFNVENMVQLKEEGV; encoded by the coding sequence TTGGGCGAAAATAAAGAAAAAAATTTTGGTGAGTTGATGGATAGGCTCAATGAAATAGTAGATTTGGTTCAACAAAAAGATATAAATTTAGAGAAATCTCTTGATTTATTAGAGGAAGGCATTGAGTTAGCCAACAAATGTACGGAGAAAGTGGACCAATTTAATGTTGAGAATATGGTGCAACTTAAAGAAGAAGGGGTCTAA
- the aroQ gene encoding type II 3-dehydroquinate dehydratase has translation MNKILIINGPNLNLLGQREVGIYGTVTLDEINKNLAAEAAKNQVELDFFQSNHEGEIVEKIQKAPDAFQLIIINPAAFTHYSIAIRDAIASIDIPVIEVHLSNICARESFREKSITASVCLGQISGFGPLSYQIALDAAIKLLKK, from the coding sequence ATGAATAAAATTTTAATAATAAACGGGCCAAATCTTAACTTGCTTGGGCAAAGAGAGGTTGGAATATATGGTACAGTTACTTTAGATGAGATAAATAAAAATTTGGCAGCTGAAGCAGCTAAAAATCAAGTTGAACTTGATTTTTTCCAATCGAACCACGAGGGTGAAATTGTTGAAAAAATTCAAAAAGCACCGGATGCTTTTCAATTAATAATAATAAATCCGGCAGCATTCACTCATTACAGTATCGCGATAAGAGACGCTATAGCTTCTATAGATATTCCGGTGATAGAAGTGCATCTCTCAAACATATGTGCACGCGAAAGTTTTAGAGAAAAATCTATCACAGCTTCTGTATGCCTCGGACAAATCTCCGGGTTCGGTCCTTTAAGTTATCAAATTGCCCTAGATGCAGCCATAAAACTTTTAAAAAAATAA
- the aroB gene encoding 3-dehydroquinate synthase, with product MSNNLQEKKVKVNLDKRSYDIVIGSGLIDEIGLKIKPLISSKRVFIISNPTVFSLYGDRVCRSLKSVGFDVNFLEVSDGENYKSLETAYELYGQLINHNASRFDVIIALGGGVIGDLAGFVAATYMRGLPFIQLPTTLLAQVDSSVGGKVAVNHPKAKNLIGCFYQPRFVLIDIDVLKTLPERELKVGLAEVIKYGFLSGEEFLSFLEEHIEDILAINPEILTEVVLRCCEFKARIVEADEKDFGKRAILNYGHTIGHVIEASSGYKKYRHGEAIAIGMVCAAKIAQKRGLIQEGFVRQHEDILKRAGLPIMPPSLDAKDVMKHLLLDKKRCDEDHAFVLLKGIGEPIIESVAGDDILESLKPCQ from the coding sequence ATGAGTAATAATCTGCAAGAAAAAAAAGTGAAAGTTAACTTGGATAAAAGAAGTTATGACATTGTAATTGGTTCCGGGTTAATTGATGAGATTGGCTTAAAAATAAAACCCTTAATTTCCTCAAAACGAGTGTTTATTATAAGCAATCCAACGGTTTTTAGTTTATACGGAGACAGAGTTTGCCGCAGTTTAAAAAGCGTGGGATTTGATGTAAATTTTTTAGAAGTTTCGGATGGTGAAAATTATAAGTCACTTGAAACCGCTTACGAGCTTTACGGGCAGCTTATCAATCACAACGCCAGCCGCTTTGACGTAATAATAGCTCTTGGTGGAGGGGTTATAGGAGATTTAGCGGGTTTTGTAGCGGCAACTTATATGAGAGGTTTGCCCTTCATCCAACTGCCTACTACCTTGCTGGCTCAAGTGGATAGTAGTGTTGGAGGAAAAGTTGCCGTCAATCATCCAAAGGCAAAAAATTTAATTGGTTGTTTTTACCAGCCGCGGTTTGTTTTGATAGATATCGATGTTCTCAAAACCCTTCCCGAAAGAGAATTAAAAGTTGGATTGGCCGAGGTAATAAAGTATGGATTTTTAAGCGGGGAAGAATTTTTATCCTTTCTCGAGGAACATATAGAGGATATCTTAGCGATTAATCCAGAGATATTAACAGAGGTAGTTCTACGATGCTGCGAGTTTAAGGCGAGGATTGTTGAGGCAGACGAGAAAGATTTTGGGAAACGCGCGATTTTAAATTATGGTCATACCATCGGCCATGTTATTGAGGCATCTTCGGGTTACAAAAAATACCGGCATGGTGAAGCTATTGCAATCGGAATGGTTTGTGCTGCCAAAATAGCTCAAAAACGCGGCTTGATTCAGGAAGGTTTTGTGAGACAACATGAAGATATTTTAAAAAGAGCGGGACTTCCCATAATGCCACCTTCGTTAGATGCAAAAGATGTGATGAAACATCTTCTTTTAGATAAAAAAAGGTGTGATGAAGATCATGCTTTTGTTTTGTTGAAAGGGATTGGCGAACCTATTATTGAAAGTGTTGCCGGTGATGATATTTTGGAGTCATTGAAACCTTGTCAGTAG
- the nusB gene encoding transcription antitermination factor NusB, giving the protein MVERRRARKVALEILYQKDILDESIDEIIKARKLAGKESKIPEFAVKLVNGVEKYRDKIDKIIKEHTDNWLIERMPIVDRNIIRIGVYEMIAEPDIPISVSINEAIELAKTYGSSESSKFVNGILGQIAKEKKDEKA; this is encoded by the coding sequence ATGGTAGAGAGAAGAAGGGCTAGAAAAGTAGCTTTAGAAATTCTCTATCAAAAAGACATTTTAGATGAGTCTATTGATGAGATAATTAAGGCACGGAAACTCGCCGGAAAAGAAAGCAAAATTCCGGAATTTGCGGTCAAATTAGTAAATGGCGTGGAAAAATATCGAGATAAAATAGATAAAATAATTAAAGAACATACTGATAACTGGTTAATTGAAAGAATGCCGATAGTTGATAGAAACATAATTCGCATTGGAGTGTACGAAATGATTGCCGAACCAGATATTCCCATTAGCGTATCGATAAACGAGGCAATAGAGCTCGCTAAAACATATGGTTCATCTGAGTCAAGTAAGTTTGTAAACGGTATCCTTGGACAAATCGCTAAGGAAAAAAAGGATGAAAAAGCTTAA
- a CDS encoding Asp23/Gls24 family envelope stress response protein, which produces MEKHEQELELNNFKISKSVLELIAGLETIEVEGVAGLSGTVVEGIKDWFTKKQQSKGVKVLIEDDVLSIILHVTLDYGYVISEVARKIQTNVKDTLETMMGIKVKNVDVFIDNINFSK; this is translated from the coding sequence ATGGAAAAACATGAACAAGAATTAGAGTTAAATAATTTTAAAATCTCAAAAAGCGTACTGGAGTTAATCGCGGGTTTAGAAACGATTGAAGTTGAAGGGGTTGCTGGTTTAAGTGGAACCGTTGTGGAAGGTATTAAAGATTGGTTTACAAAAAAACAACAGTCAAAAGGAGTTAAGGTGTTAATTGAAGATGATGTTCTTTCGATTATTCTTCATGTGACCCTTGACTATGGCTATGTTATCAGCGAAGTAGCGAGAAAAATTCAAACCAACGTTAAGGATACATTAGAGACAATGATGGGTATTAAGGTGAAGAACGTTGATGTTTTCATTGACAATATTAATTTTTCTAAATAG
- the accB gene encoding acetyl-CoA carboxylase biotin carboxyl carrier protein, producing MREKPIQITDTTLRDAHQSLWATRMRTEDMVPILGKLDKVGYHSLEVWGGATFDAPLRFLDENPWDRLRTVKGHVRNTPLQMLLRGQNLVGYKHYSDDIVRKFVRHAVKNGISIFRIFDALNDTRNLEVPIQAVKEAGGHVQASVCYTISPVHTLEHYVETALKLVDMGADSICIKDMAALLSPYRTFNLIKRIKKEINIPIQLHCHYIGGMAPMNYLKAIEAGVDIIDTASAPLAFGNSQPAVEMLVAALKDTAYDTGLELELLYEIAEYWEKVRERRHFQRGVTSLTHMKVFSHQVPGGMISNLYSQLQEQKSADRLPEVLEEIPKVRAEVGYPPLVTPLSQIVGTQAVLNVLSGKRWGVIPDEMKAYVKGYYGRPPGPMAPEIEKKILGNGERITERPGSLIMETFEDYAKEIGNLAKNEEDVLMFALFPKIAREYLERHQEGVEKTVFLTSREIQAVKEDEYMDLEQVKELIKVFEQSDIGELSVEEDGVKINLRKNVSGAAAQEAYISDSLSAKSSTAVESDNTKKKYPSNWKEITTPMVGTFYRAPSPDADAFVEVGDEVKKGQTVCILEAMKLINEIAIEEDGIIREILVENAQSVEYGQPIFLYEPI from the coding sequence GTGAGAGAAAAACCCATTCAGATAACGGATACAACTTTAAGGGATGCTCATCAGTCGCTTTGGGCAACGCGTATGCGAACAGAAGACATGGTTCCAATTTTGGGAAAATTAGATAAAGTTGGTTATCATTCTTTAGAAGTATGGGGAGGGGCAACTTTTGATGCGCCGCTTAGATTTCTTGATGAGAATCCGTGGGATAGATTAAGAACAGTAAAAGGGCATGTTAGAAACACCCCACTGCAGATGCTTTTGCGTGGTCAAAATCTGGTTGGGTACAAGCATTATTCTGATGATATTGTGAGAAAATTTGTGCGGCATGCCGTCAAAAATGGCATTAGTATCTTTAGAATATTTGATGCGTTAAATGACACAAGAAACTTAGAAGTGCCAATCCAGGCAGTTAAAGAAGCCGGGGGGCATGTTCAAGCATCAGTTTGTTACACTATAAGCCCCGTGCATACACTGGAACACTATGTTGAAACTGCTTTAAAGCTTGTGGATATGGGGGCCGATTCTATTTGCATCAAGGATATGGCCGCGCTTCTTTCTCCTTATCGTACATTCAACCTTATTAAGAGAATTAAGAAGGAGATTAATATACCAATTCAGCTTCATTGTCATTATATTGGCGGTATGGCTCCGATGAATTATTTAAAAGCCATTGAAGCCGGGGTTGATATTATTGATACCGCTTCTGCGCCTCTAGCTTTCGGTAATTCACAACCGGCGGTTGAAATGCTTGTGGCTGCACTGAAAGATACTGCTTACGATACGGGGTTAGAGTTAGAATTGCTTTATGAGATAGCGGAGTATTGGGAAAAAGTTCGAGAACGCAGGCATTTTCAGCGAGGGGTAACCTCGTTAACTCATATGAAAGTATTTTCCCATCAGGTACCAGGCGGTATGATATCAAACCTTTACAGTCAACTGCAAGAACAAAAATCTGCCGACAGACTTCCCGAAGTATTGGAAGAAATCCCAAAAGTAAGGGCCGAAGTTGGATATCCACCCCTGGTTACTCCATTAAGTCAAATTGTGGGCACTCAAGCAGTTTTGAATGTTCTTAGCGGAAAAAGATGGGGAGTTATACCAGATGAAATGAAAGCTTATGTTAAAGGTTATTACGGAAGGCCACCTGGTCCCATGGCCCCCGAAATCGAGAAAAAGATTTTGGGTAACGGAGAAAGAATAACTGAAAGACCAGGGTCATTAATTATGGAAACTTTTGAAGATTACGCTAAGGAAATAGGGAATTTAGCTAAAAACGAAGAAGATGTTTTGATGTTTGCTTTGTTTCCGAAGATTGCACGTGAATATTTAGAGCGCCATCAAGAAGGGGTTGAAAAAACGGTATTTTTAACTAGCAGAGAGATTCAAGCAGTCAAGGAGGATGAATATATGGATTTAGAGCAGGTAAAAGAATTAATTAAAGTTTTTGAGCAGAGCGATATTGGTGAATTATCAGTTGAGGAGGATGGGGTAAAGATAAATTTGCGTAAGAATGTTTCTGGTGCTGCAGCCCAAGAAGCATATATTAGCGATTCTTTATCAGCTAAATCTTCCACAGCTGTTGAATCTGACAATACAAAGAAAAAATATCCTAGTAACTGGAAGGAAATTACAACTCCAATGGTTGGAACTTTTTATCGAGCCCCATCGCCTGATGCAGATGCTTTTGTTGAAGTTGGGGATGAAGTGAAAAAAGGTCAAACAGTATGTATTTTAGAGGCAATGAAGTTGATAAATGAGATTGCTATAGAAGAAGATGGGATTATACGAGAAATACTGGTTGAAAATGCTCAGTCTGTCGAGTATGGACAACCTATTTTTTTATATGAGCCCATTTAG
- a CDS encoding farnesyl diphosphate synthase yields MLLSKYPEDKRLLIEDALTNFFPPTGNYPELLYKAIRYSLLSGGKRFRPILVLATAEIFGMNPIDVIPVACAIECVHTYSLIHDDLPAIDDDNIRRGKPTCHIAFGEDMAILAGDGLFAEAFYLIAKRQKTDNPSKIVHVIEELSEASGPRGMVGGQVLDILSSGKKIDLNTLKFIHIHKTGRLIRASCRIGAILAGASAKELKAVSNYAEHLGLAFQITDDILDVIGKTASLGKEPGSDERKNKATFPSIFGLEHSKELAKKAADDAKEALKDIDKDTSPLASLADFVFERDK; encoded by the coding sequence GTGCTTTTGTCAAAGTATCCCGAAGATAAACGCCTTCTTATTGAAGACGCTCTGACCAATTTTTTCCCTCCGACAGGCAACTATCCCGAATTACTTTATAAGGCGATAAGATACAGTCTTCTCTCTGGAGGAAAACGATTTAGGCCAATTTTGGTTCTTGCCACCGCCGAAATTTTTGGAATGAATCCGATTGATGTAATACCTGTAGCATGTGCTATAGAATGTGTTCACACATATTCTCTTATTCATGATGATTTGCCTGCTATCGATGATGATAATATTAGACGGGGTAAACCAACATGTCATATTGCATTTGGTGAAGATATGGCAATTTTGGCAGGAGACGGCCTGTTTGCTGAAGCATTTTATTTGATAGCGAAAAGGCAGAAAACTGATAACCCAAGTAAAATAGTGCATGTAATTGAGGAATTATCAGAGGCTTCCGGCCCCAGAGGCATGGTTGGAGGCCAAGTTTTAGATATTTTATCTAGCGGTAAAAAGATTGATTTAAATACACTTAAGTTTATACATATCCATAAGACAGGCAGATTAATAAGAGCTTCTTGCCGGATTGGAGCAATTCTTGCAGGGGCTTCCGCTAAGGAGTTAAAAGCTGTTTCCAACTATGCGGAGCACTTAGGTTTGGCTTTTCAAATTACCGATGATATTTTGGACGTAATTGGCAAAACAGCTTCTTTAGGGAAAGAACCAGGGAGCGATGAGCGTAAAAACAAAGCGACTTTCCCAAGCATCTTCGGTTTGGAGCACTCAAAAGAGCTTGCTAAGAAAGCAGCTGATGATGCCAAAGAGGCACTTAAAGACATTGATAAAGATACAAGTCCTTTGGCGAGCTTGGCCGATTTTGTTTTCGAGCGCGATAAGTAA
- a CDS encoding shikimate kinase, with translation MKNIVLIGFMGSGKTTIGKLLADKLGVSLIDTDKLIEKKFGKQIKDIFKDEGEDAFRLVESEVINEVSSVGNKVIACGGGVILNHKNVQALKKNGLLIYLKASAPILFERIREEGSRPLLNVPNPKDKVSELLKARESLYENVADIVIDTSDMNVDKVVKEIQEKLNE, from the coding sequence ATGAAAAATATTGTATTGATAGGTTTTATGGGTTCCGGCAAAACCACCATAGGTAAGTTACTGGCTGACAAATTGGGCGTTAGTCTTATTGATACAGATAAATTAATTGAGAAAAAATTCGGCAAACAAATAAAGGATATATTTAAAGATGAAGGCGAAGACGCCTTTCGTTTAGTTGAATCAGAAGTTATTAATGAAGTTTCATCTGTTGGGAACAAGGTAATTGCTTGTGGGGGAGGCGTGATTTTAAATCACAAAAACGTGCAAGCTTTAAAGAAAAATGGTTTATTGATTTACTTAAAAGCATCGGCTCCAATTTTATTTGAGCGTATTAGGGAAGAAGGCAGTCGGCCTCTCTTAAATGTGCCCAATCCCAAAGATAAAGTTTCTGAACTTTTAAAGGCCCGTGAATCTTTATACGAAAACGTAGCGGATATTGTGATTGATACGAGCGATATGAATGTAGATAAAGTTGTTAAAGAAATTCAGGAGAAGTTGAATGAGTAA
- a CDS encoding tetratricopeptide repeat protein, with the protein MIRQKPRARRSELKIDLVSSHYSLGILYEEIGEIKQAIIQFKEALKLDSGNVSYKEKLYEFEEEFK; encoded by the coding sequence TTGATAAGGCAAAAACCGAGGGCAAGAAGATCTGAGTTAAAAATCGATTTAGTGTCATCTCATTATAGTCTGGGAATTTTATATGAAGAGATTGGCGAAATTAAACAAGCTATTATACAATTCAAGGAGGCCTTAAAGCTGGATTCTGGAAATGTATCTTACAAGGAAAAACTTTATGAGTTTGAGGAGGAATTTAAATGA
- the accC gene encoding acetyl-CoA carboxylase biotin carboxylase subunit — MFKKILIANRGEIALRIIRACKELNIPTVAVYSVADRDSLHVKLADEAICIGPAQSALSYLNIPSIISAAELTGAEAIHPGYGFLAENLQFVEICKSCNLSFIGPTIKTMELMGHKASAKEEVKKCGVPVIPGTNGKIKNLNEAVIFANEMGFPVIIKASAGGGGRGMRVAQNEQDLLSQIQTAESEAKAAFGDSEVYIEKYIEEPRHIEFQILADKFGNVIHLGERDCSIQRRHQKLIEESPSVVLSDALRTEMGEMAVKIAKHVNYESAGTIEFLLDKNDKFYFMEMNTRIQVEHPVTEMVTGIDIVKEQIRISAGEKIKHTQDQIKSNGHAIEFRINAEDPSKNFMPQAGEIKLFNPPGGPGVRVDSHIYSGYKVSPYYDSLLAKLIVLGEDREEAIARAKRALGEFVIVGIETIIPFHLKVVDNAFFRKGEVYTNFVTRRIMED; from the coding sequence TTGTTTAAAAAAATTCTTATTGCAAATCGAGGCGAGATTGCTCTTAGGATTATTAGAGCATGTAAAGAACTTAATATTCCCACGGTGGCAGTTTACTCTGTGGCTGACAGGGATTCTTTACACGTTAAACTGGCGGATGAAGCAATTTGCATCGGTCCGGCACAGAGCGCGCTTAGTTATTTAAATATTCCAAGCATAATAAGTGCGGCGGAACTCACCGGAGCCGAGGCAATACATCCCGGATATGGATTTCTTGCTGAAAATTTACAGTTTGTAGAGATTTGTAAGTCATGCAATCTTTCGTTTATAGGGCCCACAATTAAAACTATGGAGCTAATGGGCCATAAGGCTTCTGCTAAGGAAGAAGTAAAAAAATGCGGAGTTCCTGTTATTCCGGGGACGAATGGCAAAATAAAGAACTTAAATGAGGCTGTAATATTTGCAAACGAGATGGGTTTTCCGGTCATCATTAAGGCATCGGCTGGCGGCGGCGGGAGAGGCATGAGAGTAGCCCAGAACGAGCAAGATCTGCTAAGTCAAATACAAACGGCAGAGTCAGAAGCAAAAGCCGCGTTTGGTGATTCCGAAGTCTATATTGAAAAATATATTGAAGAGCCAAGGCACATTGAGTTTCAAATTTTGGCGGATAAGTTTGGGAATGTAATACATCTTGGAGAACGGGATTGTTCAATTCAAAGGCGTCATCAAAAATTAATTGAAGAGTCTCCCTCAGTTGTTTTAAGTGATGCTTTGCGCACTGAAATGGGCGAGATGGCTGTGAAAATTGCCAAACATGTTAATTATGAAAGTGCCGGAACAATTGAATTTCTTTTGGATAAAAATGACAAGTTTTATTTTATGGAAATGAACACGAGAATACAGGTTGAGCACCCGGTGACCGAAATGGTGACGGGAATCGATATTGTAAAAGAACAGATAAGGATTTCCGCGGGTGAAAAAATTAAACATACTCAAGATCAAATTAAATCCAATGGACACGCAATTGAGTTTAGAATAAACGCGGAAGACCCGAGCAAGAATTTTATGCCTCAAGCCGGAGAAATAAAGCTTTTTAACCCTCCCGGCGGGCCTGGAGTCAGAGTAGATAGTCATATCTATTCCGGCTATAAAGTGTCCCCTTATTACGATTCGTTATTAGCAAAGCTTATAGTCTTGGGAGAAGACAGGGAGGAAGCTATTGCAAGGGCCAAAAGAGCTCTTGGTGAGTTTGTAATTGTTGGCATAGAGACCATTATTCCATTTCATCTAAAAGTAGTTGATAATGCCTTTTTTAGAAAAGGAGAGGTTTACACGAACTTTGTAACAAGGCGTATAATGGAAGATTAG
- a CDS encoding Xaa-Pro peptidase family protein, with translation MRLQKLRSLLSKKGVEALLIFKLQNIQYLSNFSGSTALMLVTMTDSFLLVDSRYLEQAKCEVKSSNIKLVTISFFDELKLILDELNLKSVGFESEHLTYDKFINLAKCLSDFELVPLRHFVEAIRAIKDKSEIEKISKAAHISDLVFNQIIDFIKPGLAEVEIAAEIEYLMRKSGAEKASFDTIVASGSNSAAPHAKPTERKLKVNDLVKIDFGATYKGYCSDMTRTIFLGRPDKEREKIYNLLLSAQKAALSGITKGMSAEKLDGMARKIIFDAGYSENFGHNLGHGVGLEVHEHPTIGPNCDDLLEAGMVFTIEPGIYLENFGGFRIEDLVVLHDDGLEILTKSSKELTVL, from the coding sequence TTGCGTTTACAAAAGCTAAGAAGCCTGCTTTCAAAAAAGGGCGTTGAAGCGCTCTTGATTTTTAAGCTTCAAAATATCCAATACTTAAGTAATTTTTCTGGCTCAACGGCTTTAATGCTGGTGACGATGACAGATTCCTTTCTTTTAGTTGATTCCAGATATCTCGAGCAGGCAAAGTGTGAGGTAAAATCATCGAATATTAAATTGGTCACAATTAGTTTTTTTGATGAACTTAAACTAATCTTAGATGAATTAAATTTAAAGAGCGTGGGTTTTGAATCCGAGCATTTGACGTATGATAAATTTATAAATCTTGCTAAATGTCTGAGTGACTTTGAATTGGTGCCCTTACGGCATTTTGTGGAAGCTATTCGCGCGATTAAAGATAAGTCGGAAATAGAAAAAATATCGAAAGCTGCTCATATATCTGACTTGGTTTTTAATCAGATAATTGATTTTATAAAACCTGGTTTAGCCGAGGTTGAAATTGCAGCAGAGATTGAGTATCTTATGAGAAAATCTGGCGCGGAAAAGGCATCATTTGATACAATTGTTGCTTCAGGGTCAAATTCAGCCGCACCTCATGCAAAACCAACTGAAAGAAAACTTAAAGTAAATGATTTAGTAAAGATTGATTTTGGGGCGACGTATAAAGGTTATTGTTCTGATATGACAAGAACAATTTTTCTGGGTCGCCCTGATAAAGAAAGGGAAAAAATATACAACTTACTTCTTTCTGCTCAAAAAGCTGCTTTGAGCGGAATAACAAAAGGAATGTCTGCTGAAAAGTTGGATGGCATGGCGAGAAAGATTATATTTGATGCGGGCTATTCTGAAAATTTTGGCCACAATCTTGGCCATGGGGTTGGCCTTGAAGTTCACGAACATCCAACGATTGGTCCAAATTGTGATGATTTGCTTGAAGCAGGAATGGTTTTTACAATTGAGCCGGGAATTTATCTTGAAAATTTTGGAGGGTTTAGGATTGAAGATTTAGTAGTCTTGCACGATGATGGCTTAGAAATATTAACAAAGTCGTCCAAAGAATTAACGGTGCTGTAG